The Fortiea contorta PCC 7126 genome has a segment encoding these proteins:
- the larB gene encoding nickel pincer cofactor biosynthesis protein LarB codes for MTQTEALRSLLEAVASGKLSPDNAFDSLKDLAYEKVGEFAKIDHHRQLRTGFPEVIWGLGKTPEQIAQIMQVMRDRHSVVMATRIEPGVYKALQSQVRGLRYYDLARICAIAPPDIEPQFSGEIAILSAGTADLPVAEEAAVTAELSGFRVQRLWDVGVAGIHRLLNNRHVIDSASVLIVVAGMEGALPSVVAGLADCPVIAVPTSIGYGASFGGLAPLLTMLNSCAPGVGVVNIDNGFGAAVLAGQILRTAEKLRLASPTS; via the coding sequence GTGACTCAAACCGAAGCTTTGCGATCGCTCTTAGAAGCGGTTGCCAGTGGTAAATTATCCCCAGATAATGCCTTCGACTCACTCAAAGACCTAGCTTATGAAAAAGTTGGTGAGTTTGCCAAAATCGACCACCACCGTCAGTTGAGGACTGGTTTCCCAGAGGTGATTTGGGGGCTTGGTAAAACTCCTGAGCAAATCGCTCAAATTATGCAGGTGATGCGCGATCGCCATTCAGTGGTAATGGCTACTAGAATTGAACCGGGCGTTTACAAAGCTTTGCAATCTCAGGTGAGAGGTTTGCGATATTACGATTTAGCGCGAATTTGTGCGATCGCTCCCCCTGATATCGAACCACAATTTTCGGGTGAAATCGCCATTCTTTCGGCTGGTACCGCTGATTTACCAGTTGCAGAAGAAGCTGCTGTCACCGCTGAACTTTCTGGGTTCCGTGTCCAGCGCCTCTGGGACGTCGGCGTCGCAGGGATTCACCGCCTGCTAAATAACCGCCACGTGATTGATTCCGCCTCGGTGTTGATTGTCGTAGCCGGGATGGAAGGTGCATTACCCAGCGTTGTCGCCGGTTTGGCAGATTGTCCGGTAATTGCAGTACCCACTAGCATCGGTTATGGCGCCAGTTTTGGTGGACTAGCTCCCCTATTGACAATGCTGAACTCATGTGCTCCAGGAGTGGGTGTGGTGAACATTGATAATGGCTTTGGGGCTGCAGTGTTGGCGGGGCAAATTTTGCGAACAGCCGAGAAATTGCGGTTGGCATCACCTACATCTTGA
- a CDS encoding NUDIX hydrolase — translation MNVFAFFAAAVQSTRSVWRIGQTVLGIIFRHPITGTSVIPILPDGRIVLIRRRDDGQWALPGGMVDWGEDIPTTVNRELHEETGLDLVKIRRLVGVYSSPDRDPRIHSICVVVEADVAGTMEVQDALEVMEIQAFTPSSLPLEPMSHDHYRQLQDYLNGLTTLA, via the coding sequence TTGAACGTTTTTGCTTTTTTTGCGGCTGCTGTCCAGTCTACACGTAGTGTGTGGCGCATTGGACAAACAGTATTGGGTATAATCTTTCGCCATCCCATTACTGGTACTAGTGTTATCCCCATTTTGCCCGATGGTCGGATTGTGCTGATTCGACGGCGCGACGATGGTCAGTGGGCACTACCTGGAGGCATGGTAGACTGGGGGGAAGACATTCCTACCACGGTCAACCGAGAATTGCATGAAGAAACTGGGCTAGATTTGGTGAAAATCCGCCGCTTGGTTGGGGTTTATTCTTCACCAGATCGTGATCCGAGAATCCACTCCATTTGCGTTGTTGTAGAAGCAGATGTGGCGGGGACAATGGAAGTGCAAGATGCTTTAGAAGTTATGGAAATTCAGGCTTTTACTCCCAGTTCCCTACCGTTAGAGCCAATGTCTCATGACCATTATCGGCAATTGCAAGATTATTTAAATGGTTTGACAACCTTGGCATGA
- the trmD gene encoding tRNA (guanosine(37)-N1)-methyltransferase TrmD produces the protein MRFDIVTLFPDCFTSVLSSGLLGKALAKQIAQVNLVNPRNFTTDKHRKVDDEPYGGGVGMLMKPDPIFSAVESLPTLPRREIILMSPQGQTINQPLLRELASNYDQLVVICGHYEGVDERVLHLVTREVSLGDFILTGGEIPAMALINGIVRLIPGTVSKKESLTAESFEEGLLDYPQYTRPANFRGWKVPDVLLSGNHAAIARWRYEQQIQKTSDRRPDLLEKWKQEHGKDGEMG, from the coding sequence GTGCGCTTTGATATAGTTACACTTTTTCCTGACTGTTTTACTTCTGTTTTGAGTTCCGGACTATTGGGCAAAGCCCTTGCAAAACAAATTGCCCAAGTCAATCTGGTTAATCCCCGGAACTTTACGACTGATAAGCACCGGAAAGTAGATGACGAACCTTATGGGGGCGGTGTGGGGATGCTGATGAAGCCAGACCCCATTTTCTCGGCTGTAGAGTCGCTGCCAACTTTACCTCGACGAGAGATTATTTTAATGAGTCCTCAAGGTCAAACCATAAATCAGCCTTTATTGCGGGAATTAGCCAGCAATTACGACCAATTGGTGGTGATTTGTGGGCATTACGAGGGGGTAGACGAGCGAGTGCTACATCTGGTGACTCGTGAGGTGTCCTTAGGAGATTTTATTCTGACTGGGGGAGAAATTCCAGCAATGGCGCTGATTAATGGCATAGTCAGACTGATCCCAGGAACTGTCAGCAAAAAGGAGTCGCTGACAGCGGAAAGTTTTGAAGAAGGGTTGTTGGACTATCCCCAATACACCCGTCCTGCGAATTTTCGGGGCTGGAAAGTCCCTGATGTTTTGCTTTCTGGGAATCACGCTGCTATTGCTCGTTGGCGTTATGAACAACAAATTCAAAAAACAAGCGATCGCCGTCCCGATCTCCTGGAAAAATGGAAGCAGGAACATGGAAAAGATGGGGAGATGGGGTGA
- the ispF gene encoding 2-C-methyl-D-erythritol 2,4-cyclodiphosphate synthase translates to MIKIRIGNGYDIHQLVSDRPLILGGVKIAHELGLLGHSDADVLTHAIMDAMLGALSLGDIGHYFPPSDPQWAGADSLVLLNQVNELICDRGWQIGNIDSVVVAERPKLKPHIQNMRDKLAAVLALQPDQIGIKATTNEKLGPVGREEGICAYAVVLLVAAD, encoded by the coding sequence ATGATAAAAATTCGTATTGGTAACGGCTACGATATTCATCAACTGGTGAGCGATCGCCCTTTAATTTTAGGAGGAGTTAAAATTGCCCATGAACTAGGTTTATTGGGGCATAGTGACGCTGATGTGCTCACCCACGCGATTATGGATGCCATGTTAGGGGCATTATCCCTGGGCGATATTGGTCATTATTTTCCTCCTAGTGACCCCCAGTGGGCAGGGGCGGATAGTCTAGTGCTATTAAATCAAGTAAATGAGTTGATCTGCGATCGCGGGTGGCAAATAGGCAATATTGATTCTGTAGTGGTAGCAGAACGCCCAAAATTGAAACCCCACATTCAGAATATGCGCGATAAGCTAGCCGCTGTTTTGGCACTACAACCCGATCAAATCGGCATCAAAGCGACTACTAATGAAAAATTAGGCCCAGTCGGGCGAGAAGAAGGTATATGTGCTTACGCTGTTGTCTTATTGGTAGCTGCTGATTAA
- a CDS encoding diflavin flavoprotein yields the protein MVLLTERIEKRLTIQTGEIAEGTTAIRSLDWERDRFDIEFGLQNGTTYNSFLIRGEQTALVDTSHEKFRQLYFDTLTGLINLSEIDYLIISHTEPDHSGLVKDLLQLAPQITVVGSKVAIQFLENLVHQPFKRRIVKNGDRLDLGNGHEFEFVIAPNLHWPDTIFSFDHQTQVLYTCDAFGLHYCSDSTFDADLKTIEPDFKYYYDCLMGPNARSVLSALKRMGELPAIKMIATGHGPLLYHNVDELTGRYRTWSQKQTKAETTVGVFHVSGYGYSDRLAQAVVNGISKTGVAVEMVDLGAEVDLQELRELVSRCVGVVIGLPPASGNASIQAALSTVLGSAKEKQAIGVFETGGGDDEPVDPLLSKFRNLGLSVVFPAIKIREIPTENTYKLCEEAGTDLGQWVTRDRSIKTMKSLGVDLDKALGRLSGGLYIITAKKGDVSSAMLASWVSQASFKPLGFSIAVAKDRAIESLMQVGDRFVLNVLEESSYQTLMKHFLKRFAPGADRFQGVRTQPAENGAPILNDALAYMECEVASRMDCGDHWAVYSTVYAGRVSKPEALTAVHHRKVGNHY from the coding sequence ATGGTATTGCTCACCGAAAGAATTGAAAAGAGGCTCACCATCCAGACTGGAGAAATTGCTGAAGGGACGACAGCAATTCGCTCTTTGGATTGGGAGCGCGATCGGTTTGATATTGAATTTGGTTTGCAGAATGGTACAACCTACAACTCATTTCTGATTCGCGGTGAGCAGACGGCTTTGGTTGATACTTCCCATGAAAAGTTTCGCCAGTTGTATTTTGACACCCTCACCGGATTAATTAATTTATCTGAGATTGATTATCTAATTATCAGCCACACCGAGCCAGACCACAGCGGTTTAGTGAAAGATTTATTACAACTGGCTCCACAAATTACAGTTGTTGGCTCGAAGGTAGCAATTCAGTTTCTAGAAAATTTGGTACACCAGCCATTCAAACGGCGAATTGTCAAAAATGGCGATCGCCTAGATTTAGGTAATGGTCATGAATTTGAATTTGTGATTGCACCAAATTTACACTGGCCGGATACTATCTTTAGCTTCGACCATCAAACTCAAGTTCTCTACACCTGCGATGCTTTTGGGTTGCACTATTGCTCAGATAGCACTTTCGACGCAGATTTAAAGACTATTGAACCGGATTTTAAATATTACTACGACTGCCTGATGGGGCCGAATGCGCGCTCAGTGTTGTCGGCTTTGAAGCGGATGGGGGAACTACCAGCTATTAAAATGATCGCTACTGGACACGGGCCGCTATTATACCATAATGTTGATGAATTAACAGGACGCTACCGCACTTGGAGCCAAAAACAAACCAAAGCAGAAACGACAGTGGGGGTATTTCACGTTTCTGGATATGGGTATAGCGATCGCCTAGCCCAAGCAGTCGTCAACGGTATCAGTAAAACTGGCGTGGCTGTGGAAATGGTAGACTTGGGGGCAGAAGTCGATTTACAAGAGTTGCGAGAACTAGTCAGCCGCTGTGTCGGTGTAGTCATCGGTCTACCACCAGCGAGTGGTAATGCTAGCATCCAAGCGGCTTTGAGTACAGTTTTAGGCTCGGCGAAGGAAAAGCAAGCCATAGGCGTATTTGAAACTGGCGGTGGTGACGACGAACCAGTAGATCCTTTACTCAGTAAATTCCGCAACTTGGGCTTGAGTGTTGTTTTCCCCGCCATCAAGATTCGAGAAATCCCCACAGAAAACACCTACAAACTGTGTGAAGAAGCAGGTACAGACTTAGGACAGTGGGTGACACGCGATCGCAGCATCAAAACCATGAAATCCCTGGGCGTAGACTTAGACAAAGCCTTGGGTAGACTCAGCGGCGGATTGTATATAATTACCGCAAAAAAAGGTGATGTTTCCAGCGCCATGCTAGCCTCATGGGTAAGCCAAGCTAGTTTTAAACCCCTAGGATTCTCGATTGCAGTAGCGAAAGACCGGGCGATTGAATCATTGATGCAAGTAGGCGATCGGTTTGTGCTCAATGTTTTAGAAGAAAGTAGTTACCAAACACTGATGAAGCACTTCTTAAAGCGGTTCGCTCCTGGTGCGGATCGTTTTCAAGGCGTCAGAACCCAACCAGCCGAAAATGGAGCCCCCATCTTGAATGACGCCCTGGCTTACATGGAATGCGAAGTCGCTAGCCGCATGGACTGTGGTGATCATTGGGCAGTATACAGCACCGTCTACGCCGGACGAGTCAGTAAGCCAGAAGCTCTGACAGCAGTCCATCACCGCAAGGTGGGAAATCATTACTAG
- the argH gene encoding argininosuccinate lyase yields the protein MTKEQTWSQRFESALHPAIARFNASINFDIELIEYDLTGSQAHAKMLAHTGIISPEEGEQLFTGLEQIRQEYRQGKFLPGVDAEDVHFAVERRLTEIVGDVGKKLHTARSRNDQVGTDTRLYLRDQIQQIKDKVREFQTVLLDIADNNVETLIPGYTHLQRAQPLSLAHHLLAYFHMMQRDWERLTDVEKRVNISPLGCGALAGTTFPIDRHYAAKVLQFDKIYANSLDGVSDRDFAIEFLCAASLIMVHLSRLSEEIILWSSEEFRFVTLKDSCATGSSIMPQKKNPDVPELVRGKTGRVFGHLQAMLVIMKGLPLAYNKDLQEDKEGLFDSVNTVKACLEAIAILLREGLKFRPERLAQAVAEDFSNATDVADYLAARGVPFREAYNLVGKVVKTSIAAGKLLKDLSLEEWQQLHPAFAADIYEAISPRQVVAARNSYGGTGFAQVKEQLLSARRVLRDGEVG from the coding sequence ATGACTAAAGAACAAACTTGGAGTCAGCGATTTGAATCAGCATTGCATCCGGCGATCGCTCGTTTTAATGCCAGTATAAATTTTGATATAGAGTTAATTGAATATGACCTAACGGGTTCGCAAGCTCATGCGAAAATGTTGGCTCACACGGGTATTATTTCCCCGGAAGAGGGAGAGCAATTATTTACAGGTTTAGAACAAATTCGCCAAGAATATCGCCAAGGAAAATTTCTCCCTGGTGTGGATGCTGAAGATGTGCATTTTGCGGTAGAACGGCGACTGACAGAAATTGTCGGTGATGTAGGTAAGAAATTGCACACAGCGCGATCGCGCAATGACCAGGTAGGAACTGACACCAGACTCTACCTCCGCGACCAAATCCAACAAATCAAAGACAAAGTTAGGGAATTTCAAACTGTTTTATTAGACATAGCCGACAACAATGTTGAAACCCTCATTCCTGGCTACACTCACCTGCAACGTGCCCAACCCCTGAGTTTAGCTCATCACCTCTTAGCGTACTTTCACATGATGCAACGGGACTGGGAACGGCTGACAGATGTGGAAAAGCGGGTAAATATCTCACCTTTGGGATGCGGTGCTTTGGCTGGAACCACTTTTCCTATAGACCGCCATTATGCAGCCAAAGTATTGCAATTTGACAAAATTTATGCTAACAGCTTGGATGGAGTGAGCGATCGCGATTTTGCGATCGAATTTCTCTGTGCAGCTAGCTTGATTATGGTTCACCTCAGCCGCCTTTCGGAAGAAATTATTCTTTGGTCATCAGAAGAATTCCGTTTTGTCACCCTCAAAGATAGCTGTGCCACAGGTTCTAGCATCATGCCCCAAAAGAAAAACCCCGACGTGCCAGAATTGGTGAGGGGGAAAACGGGGCGTGTTTTTGGTCATCTCCAAGCAATGTTGGTGATCATGAAAGGATTACCCCTGGCATATAACAAAGATTTGCAAGAAGACAAAGAAGGTTTATTTGATAGCGTCAACACCGTTAAAGCTTGCTTAGAAGCGATCGCAATTTTGTTGCGAGAAGGTTTAAAATTTCGTCCAGAGCGGTTAGCGCAGGCTGTAGCCGAAGACTTTTCTAATGCTACCGATGTTGCCGATTATTTAGCAGCACGGGGTGTTCCTTTCCGAGAAGCCTACAACCTTGTAGGAAAAGTAGTCAAAACTAGCATTGCTGCAGGTAAACTCCTCAAAGATTTGAGCCTAGAAGAATGGCAACAACTACATCCAGCATTTGCTGCAGATATTTATGAGGCTATATCCCCGCGCCAAGTTGTAGCCGCACGTAACAGCTACGGTGGTACCGGTTTTGCACAAGTCAAAGAACAACTTCTCAGCGCTCGTCGAGTATTGAGGGATGGGGAGGTGGGGTGA
- a CDS encoding pantothenate kinase: MTTQLALMVGNSRLHWALLINNTLDSTWDTDYQPESVIQRIAESSTVDDLPPEIFPPHHKREKQQQIIKKNSSPLPLLLASVVPTQTALWQTYPHIRLITLDQIPLKRLYPTLGIDRALALWGAGKQWGFPILVIDAGTALTFTGADANQCLVGGAILPGLGLQFATLGQKTGQLPQIETHSVSLPPRFALNTSQAIQSGVIYTLVAGIKDFMTAWWELFPESNIAITGGDRHLIVNYLQEWDSAIATKLIIEPNLIFWGMQKIAIDDKSQLTNSP; this comes from the coding sequence ATGACCACTCAGCTAGCGTTAATGGTGGGAAATTCCCGGCTACATTGGGCGTTATTGATCAACAACACCCTTGACTCAACCTGGGATACCGATTATCAGCCAGAGTCAGTCATCCAACGAATAGCCGAGAGTTCCACAGTAGACGATTTACCGCCAGAAATTTTCCCACCCCATCACAAACGAGAAAAACAACAACAAATCATCAAAAAAAACTCTTCCCCTCTCCCCCTGCTTCTCGCTTCAGTAGTTCCCACACAAACCGCTCTGTGGCAAACTTACCCTCATATTCGCCTGATTACCTTAGACCAAATACCCCTCAAAAGACTGTATCCCACATTAGGAATCGACCGCGCCCTAGCCTTGTGGGGTGCGGGGAAACAGTGGGGTTTTCCCATACTAGTAATTGATGCGGGAACCGCGCTCACTTTTACCGGCGCAGACGCTAACCAATGTTTAGTTGGTGGTGCAATTCTACCCGGATTAGGTTTGCAGTTCGCCACTCTGGGACAAAAAACAGGACAACTACCGCAGATTGAGACACACAGCGTTTCTCTACCCCCACGCTTTGCACTCAACACATCACAAGCAATCCAAAGCGGAGTGATTTATACGCTAGTTGCGGGAATCAAAGACTTTATGACGGCGTGGTGGGAATTGTTTCCTGAAAGTAATATTGCCATAACAGGGGGCGATCGCCACTTAATAGTTAATTATCTTCAAGAATGGGATAGTGCGATCGCCACAAAATTAATCATCGAACCAAACTTGATTTTTTGGGGAATGCAAAAAATCGCCATAGATGACAAATCACAACTCACCAATTCCCCATGA
- a CDS encoding cyanophycinase gives MPQLEVKSQEMRTPQATKTAVLVIGGAEDKVHGRDILRTFFGRAGASKAYITIIPSASREPAIIGGRYIRIFEEMGANKVEILDIREREQCEASQVKASLEACTGVFLTGGDQLRLCGVLADTAAMEIIRHRVRAGQLTLAGTSAGAAVMGHHMIAGGGSGETPNRSLVDMATGLGFIPEVIVDQHFHNRNRMGRLISAIAAHPDRLGIGIDEDTCAVFERDGWLQVMGKGSVTIVDPTELTHTNEPHVGANEPLTVHNLRLHILSYGDRFHLYQRTVLPAVHRISS, from the coding sequence ATGCCGCAATTAGAAGTTAAATCCCAGGAAATGAGGACACCCCAAGCAACTAAAACCGCCGTTCTGGTGATCGGAGGCGCAGAAGACAAAGTTCATGGACGCGATATCCTCAGAACTTTTTTTGGTCGCGCTGGTGCTAGTAAGGCCTATATTACAATTATTCCATCTGCCTCACGCGAACCTGCCATTATCGGTGGTCGGTACATTCGCATTTTTGAAGAAATGGGTGCTAACAAGGTTGAAATCTTAGACATCCGCGAACGGGAACAGTGCGAAGCCTCGCAAGTAAAAGCATCTTTAGAAGCTTGCACTGGGGTATTTTTGACAGGAGGGGATCAATTGCGCCTCTGTGGAGTCTTGGCAGATACGGCGGCGATGGAAATTATCCGTCACCGAGTCAGAGCCGGGCAATTGACATTAGCAGGTACCAGCGCGGGTGCAGCAGTAATGGGACACCACATGATCGCTGGTGGCGGTAGTGGCGAAACCCCTAATCGCTCCTTAGTAGATATGGCAACAGGTTTAGGATTTATTCCCGAAGTGATTGTAGACCAACATTTCCACAATCGGAATCGCATGGGAAGATTAATAAGTGCGATCGCTGCACATCCCGATCGTCTGGGTATTGGTATTGACGAGGACACCTGTGCTGTGTTTGAGCGGGATGGTTGGTTACAAGTCATGGGCAAAGGTAGTGTCACTATCGTTGATCCCACGGAATTAACCCATACCAATGAACCCCACGTCGGTGCTAATGAACCTTTGACAGTGCATAATTTGCGTTTACATATCCTTAGCTATGGCGATCGCTTTCACCTGTACCAGCGTACCGTCCTACCCGCTGTACACCGCATTTCCAGCTGA
- a CDS encoding alpha/beta fold hydrolase encodes MDTVFHNSRRKLSQGLLFWREAGAGTPVIFLHGSWNDSSQWVSVIECLSATFHCFAPDLLGFGESENPNIHHSIDLQVECLAEFLQALKLEKVYFVGHSLGGWIAASYALKYPEQVFGLVLLSPEGVEVEGQDKYSQKLRRLFNLSPLVVKIFEWLRPVTKIFGWDEQITQDLQLRQVLLEYPIASHLLFQRQQPEIAAELLQNRLYLMEVAVLVLQGGKDAPNALAKSQTYTQLCNKANFKIIAHGGNDLPESVAVVVAADIQDFVMGNW; translated from the coding sequence ATGGATACGGTATTTCATAACTCCCGGAGAAAACTATCTCAAGGGCTACTATTCTGGCGGGAAGCTGGTGCGGGAACTCCTGTGATTTTCCTACATGGTTCTTGGAACGACAGCAGTCAGTGGGTATCGGTAATAGAATGTCTATCTGCAACATTTCATTGTTTTGCACCAGATTTATTAGGATTTGGCGAATCGGAAAATCCTAATATCCACCATTCAATTGATTTGCAAGTGGAGTGTTTGGCTGAATTTTTGCAGGCTTTGAAGCTGGAAAAAGTATATTTTGTAGGACATTCTTTGGGTGGCTGGATTGCGGCTAGCTATGCTTTAAAGTATCCAGAGCAAGTTTTTGGTTTAGTGCTGTTGTCTCCAGAAGGTGTGGAGGTAGAAGGACAAGATAAGTATTCGCAGAAATTGCGGCGCTTATTTAATTTGTCACCGCTGGTTGTGAAGATATTCGAGTGGCTTCGTCCTGTGACTAAAATTTTTGGTTGGGACGAACAAATTACCCAAGATTTGCAGTTGCGTCAAGTTCTTTTAGAATATCCTATAGCTAGCCATTTGCTATTTCAAAGACAACAACCAGAAATTGCTGCTGAATTATTACAAAACAGATTGTATTTGATGGAAGTGGCAGTTTTAGTTTTGCAAGGTGGCAAAGATGCGCCAAATGCTTTAGCGAAGAGTCAGACTTACACTCAATTATGCAATAAAGCTAATTTTAAAATTATTGCTCATGGGGGAAATGATTTACCTGAGTCTGTGGCTGTGGTTGTGGCTGCAGATATTCAGGATTTTGTCATGGGGAATTGGTGA
- a CDS encoding ABC transporter substrate-binding protein: MKISSFSSIIKRFWLLIIVSLITAITVAACNPANYKSTAAQVPQLVTSILSDPKTFNYPLSSEFPNIFGLTYEGLITENYETGKVEPALAESWQISDDKLKIVFTLRENLKWSDGQPLTVDDVVFTYNDIYLNEAIPTDVRDVMRIGESKKLPTVKKVDNRRVEFTIPEPFAPFLRTTTGAPILPAHALRESVTTKDGDGKPNFLQKWGVDTPPDQLIVNGPYKLERYDTSQRIIFRRNPHFWRKDAQGNPQPYIERIIWQIVESTDTALLQFRSGGLDTVAVSPDYFSLLKVQEKQGGFKIYNGGPGSGTTFVFFNLNKGKRDGKPLVDPIKSRWFNTVEFRQAVAYAIDRKTMINNTFRGLGQPQNSPISVQSPYYLSAEEGLKVYEYNLEKARQLLIKAGFKYNQRNQLKDASGNQVRFTLLTNAGNKIREALGSQIKQDLSKIGIQVDFTPLAWNTYTDKLSNTLEWEAGLIGFTGGLEPNDGANLWSPEGGSHMFNQQPQAGQKPIQGREVAPWEAEIGKLYIQAARELDEAKRKAIYAKTQQITQENLPLIYLINPYSMSAVRDRFEGIKFSALGGAFWNLHEIKVTKD, translated from the coding sequence ATGAAAATTTCTAGTTTCTCTTCCATAATTAAGCGGTTTTGGTTACTAATAATTGTGAGTTTAATAACGGCAATAACAGTTGCAGCTTGCAATCCAGCTAACTATAAAAGTACAGCCGCGCAAGTACCACAATTAGTTACTAGTATTCTTAGCGATCCCAAAACCTTTAATTACCCTCTGAGTTCAGAATTTCCTAACATTTTTGGTCTGACTTATGAAGGATTAATCACTGAAAACTACGAAACTGGTAAAGTTGAACCTGCTTTAGCAGAATCGTGGCAAATTTCCGACGATAAATTAAAAATTGTTTTTACACTGCGAGAAAATTTGAAATGGTCTGATGGTCAACCATTAACAGTAGATGATGTGGTCTTTACTTACAATGATATCTACCTCAATGAAGCAATTCCTACAGATGTTAGAGATGTAATGAGGATTGGTGAAAGTAAAAAACTGCCTACTGTGAAAAAAGTCGATAATCGCCGGGTTGAATTTACTATTCCTGAACCATTTGCACCATTTTTGAGAACCACCACAGGTGCGCCAATTTTGCCAGCCCATGCACTGCGAGAATCAGTAACTACAAAAGATGGTGATGGGAAACCAAATTTCTTACAGAAATGGGGTGTCGATACACCACCAGATCAATTGATTGTGAATGGGCCTTATAAACTAGAGCGCTACGATACTAGCCAACGGATAATTTTCCGTCGTAATCCCCACTTTTGGCGTAAAGATGCTCAAGGAAATCCCCAACCTTATATTGAAAGAATAATTTGGCAAATTGTCGAATCAACAGATACAGCCTTGCTGCAATTTCGTTCTGGTGGATTAGATACTGTAGCGGTGTCACCAGACTATTTTTCTTTGTTAAAAGTGCAGGAAAAACAGGGTGGCTTTAAGATTTATAATGGTGGTCCCGGCTCCGGCACAACTTTTGTATTCTTCAATTTAAACAAAGGGAAAAGAGACGGTAAACCCTTAGTTGATCCCATTAAATCACGCTGGTTTAATACTGTAGAATTTCGGCAAGCAGTCGCTTATGCTATTGACCGAAAAACAATGATTAACAACACATTTCGCGGCTTAGGTCAACCGCAAAATTCACCAATATCTGTACAAAGTCCCTATTATCTTTCAGCAGAAGAAGGATTAAAAGTCTACGAATACAATCTAGAAAAAGCTAGGCAATTATTAATTAAAGCAGGCTTTAAATATAACCAAAGAAATCAGTTAAAAGATGCTTCAGGAAATCAAGTCAGGTTCACTTTGCTAACAAATGCTGGGAACAAAATTCGAGAAGCTCTAGGTTCACAAATTAAACAAGACTTGAGCAAAATCGGTATCCAAGTTGATTTTACTCCCCTGGCATGGAATACTTACACCGATAAGCTTTCTAACACCCTAGAATGGGAGGCTGGACTGATAGGATTTACAGGTGGTTTAGAACCAAATGATGGCGCTAATCTTTGGTCTCCTGAAGGTGGTTCGCACATGTTCAACCAGCAACCGCAAGCAGGACAAAAGCCAATTCAAGGTAGGGAAGTAGCTCCTTGGGAAGCGGAAATCGGTAAACTTTATATTCAAGCAGCCAGAGAGTTAGACGAAGCCAAACGCAAAGCAATTTATGCGAAAACTCAACAGATTACGCAAGAAAATTTGCCATTGATTTATTTGATAAACCCGTATTCAATGTCAGCAGTACGCGATCGCTTTGAAGGTATTAAATTCTCTGCCCTGGGTGGTGCATTCTGGAACCTTCATGAAATTAAAGTGACGAAGGATTAG